The following proteins are co-located in the Vicugna pacos chromosome 3, VicPac4, whole genome shotgun sequence genome:
- the BASP1 gene encoding brain acid soluble protein 1 isoform X1, translated as MKNSEMGGKLSKKKKGYNVNDEKAKDKDKKAEGAGTEEEGTPKENETQAAAETPEVKEGKDEKPEKDAQDAASKPEDKEGEKDTEAAKEDAPKAEPEQTEGGEGKPEPPKDAEQEPAAASGPAAGGDAPKASEAEEPAAPAKDAKAKEGGEPAKTEAPAAPAAQETKSDGAPASDSKPSSAEAAPSSKETPAATEAPSSTPKAQAPADEVKPAEAPAANSDQTVAVKE; from the coding sequence AACTCCGAGATGGGAGGCAAACTGAGCAAGAAGAAGAAGGGGTACAATGTGAATGATGAGAAGGCCAAGGACAAGGACAAGAAGGCCGAAGGAGCCgggacagaagaggagggaaccCCCAAGGAGAACGAGACCCAGGCGGCGGCGGAGACCCCGGAGGTGAAGGAGGGCAAGGACGAGAAGCCCGAGAAGGACGCCCAGGACGCGGCCTCCAAGCCCGAAGACAAAGAAGGCGAGAAAGACACAGAGGCAGCCAAGGAAGACGCCCCGAAGGCAGAGCCCGAGCAGACGGAGGGAGGCGAGGGGAAGCCGGAGCCCCCGAAGGATGCCGAGCAGGAGCCGGCGGCCGCCTCGGGCCCCGCTGCGGGCGGCGACGCCCCCAAGGCTTCGGAGGCCGAGGAGCCCGCCGCCCCCGCCAAGGATGCCAAGGCCAAGGAGGGAGGGGAACCCGCAAAGACTGAGGCTCCCGCCGCTCCTGCCGCGCAGGAGACGAAAAGCGACGGGGCCCCGGCTTCGGACTCAAAACCCAGCAGCGCTGAGGCTGCCCCGTCCTCCAAGGAGACCCCCGCAGCCACGGAAGCACCCAGTTCCACGCCCAAGGCCCAGGCCCCCGCAGACGAGGTCAAGCCGGCCGAGGCGCCGGCAGCTAATTCGGATCAAACCGTAGCAGTCAAAGAGTGA
- the BASP1 gene encoding brain acid soluble protein 1 isoform X2: MGGKLSKKKKGYNVNDEKAKDKDKKAEGAGTEEEGTPKENETQAAAETPEVKEGKDEKPEKDAQDAASKPEDKEGEKDTEAAKEDAPKAEPEQTEGGEGKPEPPKDAEQEPAAASGPAAGGDAPKASEAEEPAAPAKDAKAKEGGEPAKTEAPAAPAAQETKSDGAPASDSKPSSAEAAPSSKETPAATEAPSSTPKAQAPADEVKPAEAPAANSDQTVAVKE, from the coding sequence ATGGGAGGCAAACTGAGCAAGAAGAAGAAGGGGTACAATGTGAATGATGAGAAGGCCAAGGACAAGGACAAGAAGGCCGAAGGAGCCgggacagaagaggagggaaccCCCAAGGAGAACGAGACCCAGGCGGCGGCGGAGACCCCGGAGGTGAAGGAGGGCAAGGACGAGAAGCCCGAGAAGGACGCCCAGGACGCGGCCTCCAAGCCCGAAGACAAAGAAGGCGAGAAAGACACAGAGGCAGCCAAGGAAGACGCCCCGAAGGCAGAGCCCGAGCAGACGGAGGGAGGCGAGGGGAAGCCGGAGCCCCCGAAGGATGCCGAGCAGGAGCCGGCGGCCGCCTCGGGCCCCGCTGCGGGCGGCGACGCCCCCAAGGCTTCGGAGGCCGAGGAGCCCGCCGCCCCCGCCAAGGATGCCAAGGCCAAGGAGGGAGGGGAACCCGCAAAGACTGAGGCTCCCGCCGCTCCTGCCGCGCAGGAGACGAAAAGCGACGGGGCCCCGGCTTCGGACTCAAAACCCAGCAGCGCTGAGGCTGCCCCGTCCTCCAAGGAGACCCCCGCAGCCACGGAAGCACCCAGTTCCACGCCCAAGGCCCAGGCCCCCGCAGACGAGGTCAAGCCGGCCGAGGCGCCGGCAGCTAATTCGGATCAAACCGTAGCAGTCAAAGAGTGA